Proteins encoded by one window of Cyclobacteriaceae bacterium:
- a CDS encoding methyltransferase domain-containing protein, giving the protein MSRFAERSQAPEIMDDLQCSGEVVHQTLRELDFINHWLGGNQVTLKGLKSLIKNQNNIKSFHLADLGCGSGEMLKLIYQQLKTHPILQLTGIDANPNIIAFAEKHCAGIPNLQLKTEDIFDPDFQRHSFDIVIATLFLHHFTHEQLVKIFQTLQAQTRIGIVVNDLHRHPLAYYSIKLLTRLFSRSAMVKYDAPLSVLRGFKKAEIEGILAEAGITRYTLSWRWAFRWQLVIYTGENGPPMRKA; this is encoded by the coding sequence ATGAGTCGCTTTGCTGAACGATCGCAAGCACCTGAAATTATGGATGACCTGCAATGTTCGGGCGAGGTGGTACATCAAACCTTGCGCGAACTGGACTTCATCAACCATTGGTTGGGCGGAAATCAGGTAACACTGAAGGGGTTGAAATCTCTGATTAAAAATCAAAACAACATTAAATCATTTCACCTTGCTGACCTTGGGTGTGGCAGTGGCGAAATGCTGAAGTTGATCTATCAACAACTAAAAACGCATCCCATACTTCAACTCACCGGTATTGATGCCAATCCGAACATCATTGCTTTTGCAGAAAAGCATTGTGCGGGTATACCCAACCTTCAACTTAAAACAGAAGATATTTTTGATCCGGATTTTCAAAGGCATTCATTCGACATTGTTATAGCAACATTGTTTCTGCATCACTTTACGCATGAACAACTCGTTAAAATTTTTCAAACACTTCAAGCACAAACGCGGATTGGAATTGTAGTGAACGACCTGCACAGGCATCCCTTAGCATATTACTCCATTAAGCTTTTAACCCGGCTATTTTCGCGATCGGCTATGGTCAAGTATGATGCCCCGCTATCTGTATTAAGGGGTTTCAAAAAGGCCGAAATTGAAGGAATTCTGGCGGAAGCCGGAATAACCCGGTATACCCTTTCGTGGCGATGGGCCTTCCGGTGGCAATTGGTCATCTATACCGGTGAAAATGGCCCACCAATGCGTAAAGCCTGA
- a CDS encoding amidohydrolase family protein, with protein sequence MKATVTLTLFLFAISLFAQSKYYLQADRVFDGQEMREGWAVLIDGNKIVAAGPTTELKAPKDATILRFSNSTLLPGLIEGHSHLFLYPYNITDWDTQVLKESDNYRMARATVHAKNTLMAGFTTVRDLGTEGAGYADVALKCAINEGIIPGPRMMVAGRAIVSTGSYGPKGYDEDSKIMLGAEPADGNELIRVVRDQIGKGADFIKVYADYRWGTKGEDQPSFTLDELKLVNEVTRSSGRYLVCHAKSKEAMKRAILAGAETIEHGDYLDEEIAQLMKQYNVTYYATLGAVDAIQQYRGWKKGKDPEPALVQQKKRSFKIALDQGVTIGMGGDVGVYHHGENVYEMELMIEYGMKPIDVLKAATTVNAKALHMENEIGAIKSGLLADIVIIQGDPAKSISDLRKVVFVMKDGKVYRHEK encoded by the coding sequence ATGAAAGCCACAGTAACCTTAACTCTTTTTCTTTTTGCAATCAGTCTTTTTGCGCAAAGCAAATACTATCTGCAAGCCGATCGTGTATTTGACGGACAAGAAATGCGCGAAGGCTGGGCCGTTTTGATAGACGGAAATAAAATTGTTGCAGCCGGACCAACCACAGAACTAAAAGCACCAAAAGATGCCACCATTTTACGGTTTTCAAACAGCACCTTGCTGCCCGGCCTGATTGAAGGGCATTCACACCTGTTTCTTTATCCGTACAACATAACCGATTGGGATACACAGGTATTGAAAGAATCAGATAACTACCGCATGGCACGGGCAACAGTTCACGCCAAAAACACCTTGATGGCCGGCTTCACTACCGTTCGCGATTTGGGAACAGAAGGTGCGGGTTATGCAGATGTGGCCTTGAAGTGTGCGATCAATGAAGGCATTATTCCGGGGCCACGCATGATGGTGGCCGGTCGGGCAATTGTTTCAACAGGCTCCTATGGTCCGAAAGGCTATGATGAAGATTCAAAAATTATGCTGGGAGCCGAGCCGGCAGATGGCAATGAATTGATTCGCGTGGTTCGAGACCAGATTGGCAAGGGCGCTGATTTTATAAAGGTTTATGCCGATTACCGATGGGGAACGAAAGGAGAAGATCAGCCTTCGTTTACGTTGGATGAACTGAAGCTTGTGAATGAAGTAACCCGAAGCAGCGGTCGTTACCTGGTGTGCCATGCGAAGTCAAAAGAAGCCATGAAGCGCGCCATCCTTGCGGGAGCTGAAACCATTGAGCATGGCGATTACCTGGATGAGGAAATTGCCCAATTGATGAAGCAATACAACGTAACTTATTACGCCACGCTTGGTGCCGTAGATGCCATTCAGCAATACCGTGGATGGAAAAAGGGAAAAGACCCCGAGCCCGCTTTGGTACAACAGAAAAAGCGAAGTTTTAAGATTGCACTTGATCAAGGCGTAACCATTGGCATGGGTGGCGATGTGGGCGTATACCATCACGGGGAAAATGTGTATGAAATGGAGTTGATGATTGAGTACGGAATGAAGCCAATTGATGTGCTGAAAGCGGCCACTACGGTTAATGCTAAAGCACTTCACATGGAAAATGAAATCGGTGCAATTAAATCAGGACTGTTGGCCGATATCGTTATTATTCAGGGTGATCCTGCAAAATCCATTTCTGATTTGCGCAAAGTTGTCTTCGTGATGAAAGACGGAAAAGTTTATCGCCACGAGAAGTGA